The Nostoc sp. 'Peltigera membranacea cyanobiont' N6 genome contains the following window.
CTAAAGGTTTTTACACTATAGGTGCTGAAAACGGTCTTATCGGTGTCCAGCGGGCAAACGAAGAGTTACCCGATTTGATTGTCAGCGAGATTATGATACCAAAACTCAATGGTTATAGCGTCCTGACAATGCTGCGCCAAAATCCTCTTACAGCAACTATCCCCTTTATTTTTGTCACTGTCAAAATGACTCGGACTGATATTCGCAAAGCTATGGAATTGGGAGCAGATGACTATCTTACTAAGCCCTGTACGGTAGAGGAATTATTGACAGCGATCGCCGCCTGCTTGGAAAAACGAGCCTCCCTCCAACAGCAGTACGCTGTACAGCCCCAGACAGTTGCAGAACCACCACTAACCGACATCATAAAACCGACTGCCTTTGAGCGCATATTTCCGCCCGACCACCAGTTAAATAAGGTCTTCAGCTTCATTGAGGCCAATTATCACCGTGCGATTACCCTAAGGGACGTAGCTGTTGCAGTCGGTTACTGCCCAACTTACTTGACTAACCTGGTGCAAAAACAAACGGGACGAACAGTGCAAAATTGGATTATTCAGCGCCGAATGCTAGCAGCACGTTCCTTGCTCTTAGAAACCGATCAGAAAATTGAGGCGATCGCTACATTGGTAGGCTATCAGTGTATGGTTCATTTCTTCCGCCAGTTTCGCCAACATCACGGTACAACTCCCCAAGCCTGGAGAAGGGCGAGTGCAACTAGCTCGCTTCAGAAACATGAGCGAAGTAATTGTTATGAGACTCCGATTTGATTTTTGCAAACATCTTGAGGCTGAAAAGCCCGTTTTATCAGGGTTTAATTTGAAATATTGTTCGCAAATCACACAAGAGTCTTATAGTTCTATCAAAGTATAAGTTATTGCTACCTCGTTTTAAGTCTTATAAACTAGTAGTAAGTTGCAGTTCTACTCATGGTGAAAATGCGTTTTACCTATTCTTAACTTTGTGGGCATAAATAAATGTAAAGGTGCAATTAGTTGCGTTTCTACCAACTATATTTTTAGCATTAGCTATTAGCTACTAGCTATGAACATTTCTATTTATCTATGCCCTCTTAATGAGCATTACGTTTTTTAGCAATATTTTTGCTCTCAAGCTCTATGAAAATCGTCAATCCAAAGACATACTAAATCAGGTTACAAGATTACTAATCCAATTTCTACTCATTCTCAACTCATGCGAAGCTCTTAAAAATGCTAAGACCTATATATGGCAGAATTTTCCAGACTATCTTGCCTAAAATTACATGCAAGTAGATCGGCGTAAAAATTTGTTTTTGGGATAAAGCAGAAGGCAGGCGTGAAGAGGGTTTTAGTCTAGTTTATCTTTCTTCACATAGTTCGCTTTTATTGGGAAAATTTCCTTATCTCGGTTCTATACCTTTAACGCAATAACTCTAGATTTAGTCAGAGCCATGAAATTTTATAAAAACAGTAGTTTTGCAAGGCGCTGGCAAAACTACTGTTTTAACACCTGATATTTCTGTGAATATATAATTTCATCTGCCAATAGTGTTTTGACACCAAAACATTAAAACTATCTCAAAATTCCTCAAGGAGAATTCAGCAAATGTGTGGAATTGTGGCATTATTCTCAAGACAAGAACCAATTTCCGAGACTTCTTTGAAGCGAGGAATAGATAGCCTGTATCATAGAGGGCCCGATGCACAGAAAATTTGGATTTCTGATGATGGCAGAGTCGGTTTAGGACATAGAAGACTTAGTATTATTGACCTCACTAGTGGAGACCAACCAATTAGCAATCAAGATGACACACTGCATATTATTGCTAATGGAGAGTTTTATGATTTTGAGCGGATACAGCAGGACTTGAAGCAAAAAGGATATAACCTGCGAACACACTCCGACAGCGAAATTGCTATTCATTTATATAACGAGTTTGGGACTCAATGCCTCCACCATTTGCGGGGTGAGTTTGCTTTTGTAATCTGGGATGAGCGCAATCAAACACTCTTTGCCGCTCGCGATCGCTTTGGCATCAAGCCTCTTTACTACACCATGCATGGTGATACACTCTACTTGGCTTCAGAAGTCAAAGCTTTGCTTGCTGCGGGTGTTCCGGCTAACTGGGATCGTGAATTTTGGTTTCGAGCCGATCTTGGACTCTTTAGCCCAGACCGGACTTTCTTCAAGAACATATATCAAGTACCACCGGGACATTTTTTACTCGCATCCGATACCAATATCCAACTGCATCGTTACTGGGATTTTGATTACCCCATCGCTGGGGATGCACAACCCCAACAAAGCGTAGAAGATTACATTGAACAAGTTCGCCATACTTTAAACGAGTCTGTAAAACTGCGGCTAAGAGCAGATGTACCTGTAGGTTGTCACTTGAGTGGAGGAATTGATTCATCTGCGGTGTTAGGAATTGCAGCTACTCATGCAACAGAACCAATTACAGCATTTACCCTCGCCTTCGATCACGAAGACTACAACGAAGAAGCTTTCGCTCGTGAAGCAGTAGCAAAAGCTGGAGCAAACCATCAAATTATTCCCATTACTCAATCTGACTTAGCTGAACATTTTGCAGATGCTATTTGGCACTGTGAAATGGTCTGTATCAATGCTGGTGCTGCTGCTAAGTACCTTTTGAGCCGAGCAGTACAGAATGCAGGTTACAAAGTTGTCCTCACAGGTGAAGGCGCTGACGAAATCTTTGGAGGCTATGTGCATTCGCTGATGGACATGTTGCGTTACAACACCAAGGGTCAAGATGAGCAGACTATCAAGCATATCTTAGAAGAATTAAAGCGTAACAACCAAGTCTCTGCCGCAGCAGGTTTCTTACCTGAAGAAATATCCAAACCTTTAGCTAATGTCGAACGCCTTTTAGGCTTTGTACCCACCTGGATTGAAGCTAATGCCAAAGGATATGCTAAATCTCTTTCTCTGTACTCGACCGCATTTATGGCTCACTTTGGCCAACAAGATGCATATCGTATGTTCTTTAACGAAATCGATGTAAAAGGACAACTTGCAAAGCGAGAGCCTGTTCATCAGTCTCTTTATTTATGGTCTAAAACTGTTTTACCCTACTTATTTAGAATTTTGGGAGATGGCGCAGAGATGGCCCATTCTACCGAAGGGAGACTGCCATTTTTAGATCATTTAGTTGTGGAAGCAGTCCGTAATATTCCTGTTTCATTCAAGATTCGCGGCATGAATGTCAAGTATATATTGCGAGAAGCAGTCAAACCTTACCTTCCAGATACGATCTATAACCGCAAAAAGCATCCATTTTTTGCACCGCCTTCCACATTGAAGCAGAGTGAACCTCTATACCAACTCATCCAAGACACCCTACGTAGTTCAGCATTCGCTTCTGTTCCCTTTTATAACCAACCAGCAGTAATTCAATTCCTTGACCAAATACCAGAGATGAATGAAAACCAACTTGCTTCTATAGATCCTACATTGATGAAGATGCTCAGTACTTGTATTCTCCAAGAGCGGTTCAGCCTCACATAAGCTATTGTTTGAAGCTGTGATGGGCAGAAAATATTAGGCTGTTTGCATAAATGATATTAGAGAGATTGAAGAATAGTGTAGGAGGATATTTTGAAGTTGGGGGCTGTTGTCAAAAAACTCACTAGGCTAATCGCTTCAGAATAAAGCTACCAACACCTTTTAGGCAAATAACTAAAGTACTAGTACCGCAGGGCGGAATTCGTAATTCGTAATTCGTAATTACTGTAACGTAAGGGTTTCATTGATTTGGAATGGTTGGTTTATTTACGCCGTGTTGTACTAGTAATTTGACCTGGGAACTGTAGTAATTGATTGCACACCTCTAAATTAGAGAAAGGTAAAGAGTCATGGAAACCGTCATAGAAACCGTCAATTTTACAGCAACTCGTGTAATTGTTACTTCTGAAAAGTCATTTGAAGAAGTAACCAATAAGATCGAAACCATTAATGGTAAAAGTGACAACACGCTTTTTCAGCAAATGATTGGTGCCAAGCAATCCTTTGAACAAATCAAAAGTGGAATTGAATCGATGATTGGTGAAAGTGGTTTTATGATATTTTCACAAGTCGAACATGGCAAACTCATGTCTCTTGCCGGCAAAAACAAAAAGGCCAAACTCTACATAATTGGTAATCCATTAATAGCTAACCAAATGTTTGAACAAAATCCTGCCGTTGGTCTTTATGTTCCATTAAGACTATTTGTCTACGATGACTACAATGGCAAGACCCATGTTGCTTACGACAAACCATCATCGCTGCTTGGTCAATTCCCCAACGAAAAGATTTCAACAATTATGCAAATGCTCGATCAAAAGTTTGAAGAAATGATCGGGATAGCTACTTAGTAATTATTGTGTAACCATCCTCAACTGCGAGAAACGCATGAAAAAGTAACTACCGAGTAGGGAGTAGGGAGTAGGGAAGACAAGATTTCTACTTTCTGTTTTCAAGTCAATAGCATTAACTTGACAATCAAACTTGAGCATCAGAATCAAATTTTTCTTAATTTATTCAATTTTGTGCTTGAAGCAAAGTTATTACAGATATGCACATAGAAGGATCTCAACCTAGAATTGCGGTTATTGGTATGGGGTGTTGGTATCCTGGCGCAAGGGATTTACGACAACTCTGGGAAAACATCCTTTCGCGGCGACGACAATTTAGAGAATCCCCAGATCGGCGATTACCACTTGCAGATTATTACGATCCAGACCCGACGGTTCCAGACAAAACCTACGGGAAACGGATGGCTGTAATTGAGGGTTTTGAGTTTGATTGGGCAAGTAAGCGCATTCCTAAAACTGTAGTAGAGACAGCAGATATCGCTCACTGGGTAGCATTAGAAGTAGCGATCGCAGCTTTAGAGGATTCAGGTTATACACGGGCAAATGTTCCGGGCGAACGTACAGGGGTAATCCTCGGTAACTCCTTAACAGGAGAACAAACACGCTCTAACAACATGCGACTACGCTGGCCATTTATCCAACGGGTAATACATGCAGCGGCAAAGGCGAAAGGTTTACCATTGCAAGTCATAGATGAACTGGCAATAGCAATGCAAGAATACTACAAGTCAGTATTCTCACCATTTACCGAAGACACATTATCCGGCAACCTTTCTAATACTATTGCTGGGAGAATTTGTAACTTTTTTAACTTTCATGGCGGTGGTTATACAGTAGATGGAGCTTGTTCTTCGTCCTTAATTGCCGTTGCCACTGCTGCTAACGCTTTAAGCAACGGCGACCTCGATTTGGCTCTGGCTGGTGGTGTAGATATTAGTCTAGACACCTTTGAACTAGTAGGATTTGCCAAAACAGGTGCCCTGACTAGCAAAGATATGACCGTTTACGATAAAAAAGCCAGTGGCTTTATCCCTGGAGAAGGGGCTGGCTTCATCGTTTTGAAACGCTTAGAAGATGCTCGCGCTGACAATGATTATATCTATGCAGTGTTGAATGGATGGGGGATATCATCTGATGGCAAAGGAGGTCTAACAGCTCCGAGTCGGGAAGGACAAGCTAAAGCACTACGCCGTGCTTATAACCGAGCCGGTTATAGCTTAAATAACGTTGATTTTATAGAAGGTCATGGTACAGGGACACCAGTAGGCGATCGCGTCGAACTAGAAGGTATTGCCCTAGCTATGGGTGCAAACAGTGAAACACCTTCCCGCTCTTGTGGTATTACCTCTTTCAAATCCCTAGTTGGGCATACCAAAGCCGCAGCAGGCATTGGAGGGTTCATCAAAGCTGTTATGGCTGTTAACCGCCGAGTAATACCGCCATTAGCTGGCTGCAATGAGCCAAACGAAGTATTTGACAAAGCCGCCCACTGTCTTTACCCAGTGCTTCAAGGAGAAGTTCGCCAGACAACAGATACACTCCGGGCTGGAGTCTCTGCAATGGGATTTGGCGGCATCAATTGCCACGTCACTTTAGAATCTGGCGATGCTCCTGCTACTCAACTTGAACCGTTAATTGATGAGCAGGCTTTGTTAGTTTCTGCTCAAGAAACAGAGATTTTTGTCTTGAGTGCAGCATCAATCCCAGCTTTATTACAAAGCATAGATGCATTACTTCCGAAAGTACCAGGATTGAGTTTAAGCGAACTAATTGATCTAGCTGCACATCTTGCTCAACAACTAAACCAACAACAACCAGTACGAGCAGCACTCATCGCCCGTTTACCTGAAGAGTTGGTTGAACGTCTGAGTTTCTTACAAGAATTATTGAACGCTAAACCATTGGCTCAGGGAGAAATAATCCTCAACCCGCAGCAAGGAATTTGGATTGGCAATCAAGTCCAGCAAAGCCGCATCGGTTTTCTCTTCCCCGGTCAAGGTTCTCAAAAATTGAATATGGCCCGTACCCTCGTACAACGCTTTAGCTGGGCCAAAGAACTAGTGAATCAAGCTGACAAATGGCTGCAAGAAATTGCTGCCCCAAGTATTAGTGAGTCGATCTATAAATCTGTAGATCGGGCTATTAATCAAGAGCAGTTTGAAGAATGGTCTCAGAAAATTGCCCAAACTGAAATCGCTCAACCAGCCATTTGCCTCGCTTCTCTCCTGTGGATGCACTACCTCCAACATCTAGGATTAAAGCCGATCGCTGTAGGTGGTCATAGCCTGGGGGAACTAACTGCTTTTCACGCCGCAGGTGCGTTTGACGAGCAAACTTTGATTTGTTTAGCTGCTGTTCGCGGACGTGCCATGTCTGCTTCTGGGCAAGGTATGACAGGAAGCATGGTAAGTATTGCTTGCTCTCGCGACAAAGCCGAGGAATTATTAAAACAAGTCAATGGCTATGCCGTGATTGCAAATATCAATAGTCCCACACAGATAGTCATCTCTGGCGAACACTTGAGCATTGAGCAAGTAATTGAACTGGCCTCTGCCCAAGAAATCAAGACATACAAGCTTCCAGTTTCTAATGCTTTTCACTCTCAACTTGTTTCGGAAGCTGCCGAATATCTACACAACTATGAACTAGTTCCAGATACACTCTCGAAGACCACTATAGACCTTGTTTCATCTGTAGATGGCAAACAGCCGCCAACAGGATTGCAATTGCGCGACCACTTTGCCCATCAGGTACTAGCGCAAGTGGACTTTGTATCGCTGGTGAAAACTTTAGAGCAGACATGCGACCTGCTAATAGAAGTTGGCCCAGGAAAAGTACTCTCTGGATTGGTAAGCGACATCAACGGGTTGCAAGGGCTGCAATGTCTGCCTGTGGAAGCTAAACCTGGATTTGACCAGTCGTTAAACATGATGTTAGCTAACGTATTTGCTCGTGGTCATAACATCAACTGGGAAGCACTTTACGAAGGTCGGCTTATACGTTCTTTTGTACCAGCCTCAGAACGCATCTTCATCGACAATCCTGTAGAACGACCATTTCATGTATCTGCAACGCACTCATCTCCATCCTTGGAAATTACTTCTGAAAGCTTGCTGAATTATTCAGTGTTTGGCAAACATAACCATATTTCACCAGAGGTGCTGCAAGATTATTTAGCTCGACGCGGTAATTTTATTGCTGAAGTTATCCGAGCCGATCTGCAAACTCTGCCTTTAGTCGCAACTCCTCAAAATGCTGCCAGAACAACTCACACAGTTAATGGTAATGGCTTTCATACTGCTATTTCTACCTTACTTAAGCCTGGGGAAACCAATGGCATTGTGGCAAATGGTAATCAGAGTGTTGAGTTTTTATTGGCAGACTTGATTGTTCAACAAACAGGATATGTCAAAGAAAGTATCACAGCAGAATTGCGATTACTTGACGATCTCAATCTGGATTCCATCAAAGCCGGTGAAATTGTCGCAGAAGCCGCCAAGCTATATGGTGTCGCCGGGAAAATTGATCCACCTGCTTTAGCTAATGCCACCATTCAAGAGATTGCCGAAACGATTCGCAGTTTTATGTCAAACGATCGCACTCCGAATGGTAATCAAGCAGCTTCTTTAGTATCGACGATGGGTACAACCGATGCGATCGCCTCCTCACTGACCGACCTGATTATCCAACAAACAGGGTATGTCAGAGAAAGTATCACAGCAGAATTGCGGTTACTCGACGATCTCAACCTCGACTCCATCAAAGCCGGTGAAGTTGTCGCAGAAGCCGCCAAGCTATTTGGGGCTGCTGGGAAAATTGACCCGCCTTCTCTAGCCAATGCCACGATTCAAGAGATTGCTGAAACAATTCATAATTTCATCCCAAATAATAACGGGAATGGAATTAAAATCTCAGAACCGATCTCAAAAGTTTCTTTAAAGCAAGATTTCAAAAATCAAAACAACGGCAAAACACCAGCAGGCGGCCCAGAATTAACACGTAAGCAACTGGTGCGTGATTACATCATCCAAAATGTTCCAGAGGAACTTCCCTCAGTTGCTTTAGGCAGACAGATGGCAGAAAACTGGAGGACTGCAAATGTGCTGATTCTTTACGAATTCAGTAATGCAGACAAAATAGCAGTCTTGTGCGATCGGCTTCGCACTCAAGGCGCTCAAGTTCAAAGTGTAACCTTTGCAGAAGTCAGCCCTCAGACACTAACTAATAACGTCGATGTAACTCACTTCATTGCAGTATTGCCTTGTACACCCAATACCCAATTGTCGTCAGAAGCCCGTTTGATTGGCATGATTGAACGGTTACGCAGTGTCGCCACTCCACCTCTAGCATCCCGTGACCATACAACAGTCGCTTATGTCCAATTTAGTGGAGGATATTTTGGAGCGCAACTACCACTAGCGGATATTGAACAATGCTGTACAGTTGGCTTTGCAGCGAGTTTACATCTAGAACGAATCGATCTCAAAGTTCGGGTAGTTGATTTCTCTCCCACAGTAGATCCCAGCAGTCTGGCAGAATGTGTCTTCAGAGAACTCTCTACTCCCCATGTTTATACAACTGTAAGTTACGATGCCGATCTCAAGCGCTACGTTCCTCGGCCTCAGGTGCAACAACCGGTGGATTATCTAGACCGTCAAATTACTTGGTCATCTAAGGATGTCATCCTCGTCACGGGTGGAGCAAAAGGCATTACTGCCGAGTGTGCCCTGGCTCTAGCTAAAGACACAGGTATCCGTGTGGCACTTGTAGGACGTTCACCTCATCCCGATGACAACATTCAACAAAGTAGTAGTTCTGATATTACCCGTACTCTTGGGCGCTTTTATGCGGAAGGACTAACCTGCCACTACTATGCATGTGACGTTGCTGACTACCAAGCAGTAGTAAATCTCTTGCAAAAAGTCAGACAAGAGCTAGGTGAGATATCAGGAGTAATTCATGGAGCCGCCCTCAATAAGCCAAGACTGATTGAGCAAGTTTCTACAGAAGCAGCATTTGATGAAATCAGTCCTAAACTTCTCGGTTTGATTAATCTATACAAAGCACTGGAAGCTACACCACTGAAGCTTTTCGCCGGTTTTTCCTCGGTCATCGGCTTTACAGGAATGCAACGCAATGCTTGGTATGGCTTCTCTAATGAAACTTTGGATCTGATTTTACGCCGTTTTAAAGCTCAATACCCTCAAACCGCCGTGATTTCAATGGCATATAGTGTCTGGGAAGAGGTAGGAATGGGAGCGCGGATGGGCAGCGTTCGGAGCTTGAACAAAATGGGTATTAGTGCCATTCCCAAAGATGCAGGCGTTAGTCGATTCTTGCATCTAATCAAAAATGAACCCGCAGATTTGCGAGTTGCGATCGCAGCACCAATGCAAACCTTAGCTGCTTTTGAATCGAGTGGTTTTGATACCTGGTATCCAGGATTGTTCTCACCTCCTGCTTCGTCGAAGTTTTTAGAGAAGATTCTGATTTATCAACCAGGTGTAGAGGTTGTTCTGAGAGCGCACCTCAATCTTGAGCAGGATTCATACTTACAGGATCATCTCTATAAAGGTTCATATCTGTTCCCGACTGTATTCGGTTTGGAAGCTATGGCCCAAGCAGTTGCCTATGTCACTGGCAAAGATTCCTTACCAACTGTGCAGATAAAAGATATTCGTTTGGAACGTCCGATTGTTGTAGCTCCTGACAAAGGAGTGGACATAGAAATTCATGCAGAGGTACTTGAGCGAGAACTAAAAAACGATCCACAGCAAGTTTATGTAACTATCAAAACCGAACAGACAGGATTTGCCATCAGCCATTTTTCAGCCACATTTTTACTAGGTGTTGAAATTAATTCATCTGTAGAACAGGTTGAACTTCCAGAAGTACCTCTAGATATTGAGCCGAAAGCGGATCTTTATAGTTGGTTACTGTTCCAAGGCCCCAAGTTTCAGCGTTTACAACAGATTTATAGCCTGAATTCCCACAGGTGTGTATTCAAAACCCACAGAAACTTGTATTCTGCCCAGGAGCAAGAACAATCTTTAGATAGAGCGCAAGGGCCTTTCTTGCTCGGAGATCCTTATTGCAGAGACTCATTGCTGCAAGCTGGACAACTAGTAATTCCGCAGGATCTTTGTTTGCCCATCCGCATCGACAGTCTTGAAATCGATCGATCGGATCGAGATGAAACTGGTTCATATATTGGTGTTACCACACCCCAAGGGAGAAAAGGTCAACAGTATCACAGTAATGTTTTTCTTTTAGCTCCCGATGGGCGTGTTATGGAAAGACTCAGTAGTTATCAATTGCGGATACTAGAACACCGTGAAGAGAATCCCACTGCTGAAGATTTGGCCGATCCTAGCCAGAGGGATGAACAGATTCTTTACAGAGAATTGAGCAATCGATCGCCTTTATTCAAAGTCGTTGCACCAGAGATATCATTGGCTTATCTTCCTGGTATCCATGCACTATTACCCACGGAACGTCATCAACTGGAACTACCTCTATTCCATAGAGCGATCGCTCAACTGCTGAACAATAATGCTAATCTCATATCCAAAGTACGGATTCAGTGGACGGAATCTGGTAAACCAGTAGTTGTAGGACTCGCAGAAGAAAAAATAGAAGTATCGCTTTCCCATGACGAACGTGTTTGTTTCTGTGTTGCCGGTCGAGGAGTGCAGGGTTGTGATATTGAACCGGTAACTCATCGCAGTGTAGAAGATTGGGTTGCCTTACTAAGTTCTTCTCGATACTCATTAATCCAACAGCTAGAAAGCAAAGACTCGGTAGATCGGGCTGGGACGCGGATTTGGACAGCCATAGAAGCCTTGCGTAAGGCGACTAAGGCAAAAGACATTAACCTAGCGATCGAACGCATAGAAGGGGATAGCATTTTATTCAGTGATGTGACTGCTAACAGTCAACTTAAAGTTCTCACTTTTCCCATTCAACTGACACGCAGCCCTGAAAGAATAATTGCCCTAGTTGTTGTCCCATTCCGCTCTTTAAATTGGATTGCTGGCTCAATTTAACTAACTTTAATCAATCAAAAATCTGCTCGCTGAGCAAAACTTTTAGTCAACGAAATAGGAAATGTCAGTGAACAACACAACTCAGTCTCAAGCTTACGATGTCGTCATTATGGGTGCTGGGATCGCTGGAGTATGTCAAGCTCGTCACTTGCTACTGAATATTCCCAACATCAAAATCGCCTTAATTGACCCACGTCCTGAAGAACGGACTGAAAAAGATTTAAAAATTGGTGAGTCAACTGTCGAAGTTTCCACTCTCTTTTTCGGCAAAGAGTTAGGTCTTTATGATTACTTAATTGAGAATCATCCACCGAAATTTGGACTAAACTATCATTGGCCCAAAGACCCAAAAAATACACAGACCATCGATGACTACTATCATGTCTGGTCTATTAAACAACCCCCGCTAGCTTCCGTTCTCATGAACCGCGCCAAGTTCGAGCGGGATGTCTTGAAAATGAATAAAGAGATGGGAGTTGACTTTTACAATGGTCGTGTAGTCAACGTTGATTTAGGCTCTGGTGATATCCCAAACAATGTTAAGGTGAAAATAGGTAATGATTACCTAGAACTTACAACCAAGCATCTTATTGATGCAGCAGGACGCAAATTTATCATTGGTCAGAAAACAGACAATCTCCTCTTTGGCCCTGAGAAACTCGCTGGTCTTAACAATGGTTCTGCATGGGTACGGGTTAAAAATGTCGATCGCACCATTTTTCATAGTGGTTACGATCCTACAGGTGCTACATGTAGCCATTACTATGCCACTAATCACATGATGGGTCACGGCCATTGGATCTGGGTCATTCCTACAGATACTCAGACTATGGAATTGTCAGTAGGGGTATCTCATCATCATGAAGTTATTCCAGCGCAGAGCGTTAACACCAAAGAAAAGTTTTATGCTTTTTTAGAATCAAATCACAACATTCTTTACCAACTAGTCAAGAGTGGAGAAGATATTGACTTTCATTACTTACCAAGGGTGGCACACAAGAGTAAAACTCTGTTTTCTCCAGACAATTGGTATGTAATTGGTGATGCAGCTGCCATCTTCGATCCTTTCTATTCCTTAGGAATGGTAATGATGACATTTCAAATGGAAAGTGTCACAGAAATTATCCGAGCCAAATTAGCAGGTGAACCGGATGCAGAGAAGAAGCGGGCTGTTTATAATGCATACAATCTTGGGTATGTAGAATCTTGCAATCATCTTCTCCACGACCACGCCAAACAACTTGGTCATGCTAGCATCATGAGCTGGCGCGTCTATCTAGAAAACATGTGGTGGTTCGGGATGATTGTGCCTTTATATGTTGGCAAATGGCATTTAGATTTGAAGTTTCTCCGCAGATTTAGCCAACAAAGTCGTCAAGTAATCAGAACATTGATGTCTCATGTGTATGAACAGTTCAATGAACTCATAGAAAAAGATGCTAATATTGGCATGATGTATGTTCACAGAGGGCAGCAATTACCCTTCGGTTACTACATAACCCAAGAATTTGATAGCTATTTGCAAAACACAAAATACGAACCTCAAAGATGCAATGTTTTTGCATACATGAAAAACATTTACTTCTTTGTTGCTCTTTGGTATCTCAAATTCCTGTGGAAAGGTTTTGGACTAAAAGGTGTGTTGTCACCAAGGAATCTAAAACATGTTTTTGCTTTACTCAATGCATCTGCTCAATCTAGCTGGGACGATCTAATTTACCGACGCAAGACCAAAGGTATGGCAGCTAATAGTGAAATTGCTAGGGTGACAGAAGAGTTCAAGAGTTATAGA
Protein-coding sequences here:
- a CDS encoding response regulator transcription factor, whose protein sequence is MKKILVIEDTASTRNLFLEGIKAKGFYTIGAENGLIGVQRANEELPDLIVSEIMIPKLNGYSVLTMLRQNPLTATIPFIFVTVKMTRTDIRKAMELGADDYLTKPCTVEELLTAIAACLEKRASLQQQYAVQPQTVAEPPLTDIIKPTAFERIFPPDHQLNKVFSFIEANYHRAITLRDVAVAVGYCPTYLTNLVQKQTGRTVQNWIIQRRMLAARSLLLETDQKIEAIATLVGYQCMVHFFRQFRQHHGTTPQAWRRASATSSLQKHERSNCYETPI
- the asnB gene encoding asparagine synthase (glutamine-hydrolyzing), which translates into the protein MCGIVALFSRQEPISETSLKRGIDSLYHRGPDAQKIWISDDGRVGLGHRRLSIIDLTSGDQPISNQDDTLHIIANGEFYDFERIQQDLKQKGYNLRTHSDSEIAIHLYNEFGTQCLHHLRGEFAFVIWDERNQTLFAARDRFGIKPLYYTMHGDTLYLASEVKALLAAGVPANWDREFWFRADLGLFSPDRTFFKNIYQVPPGHFLLASDTNIQLHRYWDFDYPIAGDAQPQQSVEDYIEQVRHTLNESVKLRLRADVPVGCHLSGGIDSSAVLGIAATHATEPITAFTLAFDHEDYNEEAFAREAVAKAGANHQIIPITQSDLAEHFADAIWHCEMVCINAGAAAKYLLSRAVQNAGYKVVLTGEGADEIFGGYVHSLMDMLRYNTKGQDEQTIKHILEELKRNNQVSAAAGFLPEEISKPLANVERLLGFVPTWIEANAKGYAKSLSLYSTAFMAHFGQQDAYRMFFNEIDVKGQLAKREPVHQSLYLWSKTVLPYLFRILGDGAEMAHSTEGRLPFLDHLVVEAVRNIPVSFKIRGMNVKYILREAVKPYLPDTIYNRKKHPFFAPPSTLKQSEPLYQLIQDTLRSSAFASVPFYNQPAVIQFLDQIPEMNENQLASIDPTLMKMLSTCILQERFSLT
- a CDS encoding DUF302 domain-containing protein, which translates into the protein METVIETVNFTATRVIVTSEKSFEEVTNKIETINGKSDNTLFQQMIGAKQSFEQIKSGIESMIGESGFMIFSQVEHGKLMSLAGKNKKAKLYIIGNPLIANQMFEQNPAVGLYVPLRLFVYDDYNGKTHVAYDKPSSLLGQFPNEKISTIMQMLDQKFEEMIGIAT